The Thalassotalea piscium sequence ACATCTACTTCTTGTGCTATTAATGCACTTGGTAAGTCAATGTCATTAGCTTCTAATAAACCTTCAATTACTTGCTCTTTAACTTTAGCCTTAATCGCTTGGTTTAATTCACGCGTCATGTTCTTACGAACTTCTTCACGTAACGCTTCAACACCACCTTCTTCGATACCAAAAAGTTTAGCAAACTCTTCGTCTATCTCTGGAAGTACTGGACCTTCAGTTTTAAGTACAGAAATATCAAACTCTGCATCTTTACCTTTCAAGTTTTCAGCATGGTAGTCTTCAGGGAAAGTTACAGTGATTGTTTTTTCTTCACCGGCTTTCATACCAATAATATCTTTTTCAAAACCTGGGATCATACGACTTGCACCAAGCTCTAACTCAAAGTTATCAGCTTTACCACCTTCAAATTCTTCACCATCTACACGGCCAAGAAAGTTAATAGTTAACTTGTCGCCTTTCTTTGATTTGCGTTTATTTTCTTTCCAAGTTTTATGCTGATTTTGTAATGTTACAAACATTTCTTCTAAATCTTTGTCTGTCACTTCAGCTGCAGCACGCTCAACTTTAATTTTATCTAAGCCATTTAATGTAACTTCAGGATAAATTTCAAACGTTGCTTCAAATTCTAAGTCTTTTCCATCTTCATTACTTTTAGCAACGAACTGTGGACGACCAGCCGGATTAATTTTTTCTGCGATAATCGCTTCAACAAAGTTGCGCTGCATAACTTCACCAGCGATTTCTTGTCGAACAGATGCACCGTAACGCTTTTGAATTACAGATGGTGGCACTTTACCTGGACGAAAACCGTTAATACGCTGCGTTTTACTGATTTGACGAAGACGGTTCTTTACTTCTACATCCACTTTCTCTGCCGGAACTGAAATAGTTAATCGACGTTCCAAACCTTTTGTAGTCTCTACTGAAACTTGCATTTAATTACCTCAATACTTAGCGCTTACTACGCTCTTATGTAACGCATCTATCTATAGCGAACAAAACCCAAACGAGTATTTGCCCTCAGCCCTGTAGCAGATGCTAGTTGAGCCCGGAAAATCCGAATAACAGATGTTCAGATTAAAAATAATGACGCAGAATTATAGCGGTGCTTTTAACAAGAGTCGAGGGTAGATTAAAATTAATTTTTCTATAGATTCATAAAACTAGGCTATGTCAATAAAATTCAAGCAAAAAATAGTAATTTATAAAGTATAATTATTATCTAAAATCATAATATTCATCACAAAAAACTTTGTCACCTGATGCTATCCTTTGATATCAGGGTGAGTTTTGACAATAAAAAACCCGCCAACCGGCGGGTTTTTTCTACTTATACCAATTAACGTTAGAACGAGAAAGATACTTTAGTATAGAGATAGCGTCCACGAGGGTTGTGTACCCCTGAAGCATAACCATAAAGGTCACCATCGCCATCACCAATTGCAAATGGTGCATCTTCATCTAATACGTTGTTAATACCAATTGATATTTTAGTAGCGTCCGAAATTCGATAAGCAGCTTGTAAATCAACTAAAATTTGAGAATCAATCATTCTAGATGTATTACTGTCGAAATCGAGCGTACCATCAAAGTCAATATCAGGTGTGTCTTCAAATTCACCTACATAACTAATATTCATATTAACGTTTAATGGACCATTTTCCCAGTTCGTTGAGAACATCCAGCGGTGCTCAGGATATCCATATTCACCAGTATAATCACGCCCATCTTTTTCAAACTTATTCTGGAATGCCCATTCTAAGTTAAATTTCAACAAGCCTAAATCATCAAGGGAGTGACTGTAGTTTGCAGACAAATCAACACCCGATACTTCTTGAGAAGATACGTTTTCGAAAGTGCTATAAATTTTCTGTATTACACCTAAACTTTGTCCTGATTGAGGAGCCAAGCGAACACAAACAGTGCTATTTTGATTGTTACATTCTGCACTATAAATAGGGCCAAATGCCTGTTCATCTATTTTGTTGTCTTGTGTAATACTCCACACATCGATACTTAAACCAAAATCATTGACTGGCGCCCAAATAAAGCCAAGGTTCCAAGATTCTGATTCTTCAGCTTCTAAGTTAGGGTTACCACCAAATTCGATATTATAGTCAAGCACACCACAGTCTTGGCCAGTGGCCGCACAACGATAACTATCAACAAAGAATTGGCTTTCTTGTGAAGGACCTAAGCCAATTTGTGCAAGTGAAGGAGCTCTAAAGCCTTGTGCCCAAGAACCACGAATTGAAATCTCTTCAGTCGGTGTCCAATGCAATGCTACTTTAGGGTTTGTTGTTGAGCCAAAGTCACTGTAATCATCGTAACGTCCTGCA is a genomic window containing:
- the tig gene encoding trigger factor gives rise to the protein MQVSVETTKGLERRLTISVPAEKVDVEVKNRLRQISKTQRINGFRPGKVPPSVIQKRYGASVRQEIAGEVMQRNFVEAIIAEKINPAGRPQFVAKSNEDGKDLEFEATFEIYPEVTLNGLDKIKVERAAAEVTDKDLEEMFVTLQNQHKTWKENKRKSKKGDKLTINFLGRVDGEEFEGGKADNFELELGASRMIPGFEKDIIGMKAGEEKTITVTFPEDYHAENLKGKDAEFDISVLKTEGPVLPEIDEEFAKLFGIEEGGVEALREEVRKNMTRELNQAIKAKVKEQVIEGLLEANDIDLPSALIAQEVDVLRQQAMQRFAGQMDPKNMPELPADMFEEQAKRRVKVGLLLGEVIKVNELKVDEAKVNELIETAASAYEDPQEVIEYYKTNQELNQQMQNVALEEQAVDVLVKSAKVKDKKASFKDIMNPEGK